The following proteins are co-located in the Nitrospira sp. genome:
- a CDS encoding zinc-dependent peptidase, with product MAISSLEIDSMLVTPDSHRRNRRQAFVVAALVAWGAILLGWAAPPFWLLLSLSPLSYWWVRRRALRRAAVMRQPFPEEWERILRERVAFFTALDKAGQSRFRQLVQIFLDEVRITGIRTEVDETIRVLVAASAVIPIFGFHDWEYHQLREVLIYPDTFDDAYQHTSEASIVGMAGLHHLSGVMILSKPALLAGFAPDPGTHNVGVHEFAHLVEIEAGEYGLPPEVPWMAVRQWVRYVGRELARPSKHGAHINPYAYTNEHEFFAVLAEYFFTSPERLQRRDPALYALLRDLFHQDAGALLSLVPRRRQGISRNAPCPCGSGKKYKHCCLKDHISNGVRKSDQ from the coding sequence TTGGCCATATCCTCCCTGGAGATCGACTCGATGCTCGTGACGCCGGACAGTCATCGTCGGAACCGACGGCAGGCATTCGTGGTGGCGGCGCTCGTAGCCTGGGGCGCGATCTTGCTCGGCTGGGCCGCCCCTCCGTTCTGGCTGCTGCTGAGTCTCAGCCCCCTCAGCTATTGGTGGGTGCGGCGGCGGGCGCTCCGGCGGGCGGCGGTAATGCGGCAGCCGTTTCCCGAGGAATGGGAGCGGATTCTTCGCGAACGGGTGGCGTTCTTCACCGCACTCGATAAGGCGGGACAATCACGCTTCCGGCAGCTGGTGCAGATTTTTCTCGACGAGGTGCGGATCACGGGCATTCGCACGGAGGTGGATGAGACGATTCGGGTACTGGTGGCGGCAAGCGCGGTGATCCCGATCTTTGGCTTCCACGACTGGGAATATCATCAGTTGCGGGAGGTGCTGATCTACCCGGACACCTTCGACGATGCCTATCAGCACACAAGCGAGGCGTCGATCGTGGGGATGGCAGGTCTCCACCATTTGAGCGGAGTGATGATTCTTTCGAAACCCGCGCTGCTCGCAGGTTTTGCCCCTGATCCTGGGACCCACAATGTCGGGGTGCATGAATTTGCGCACCTGGTCGAAATAGAAGCCGGCGAGTACGGGCTGCCTCCCGAAGTGCCCTGGATGGCGGTCCGCCAATGGGTGCGGTACGTGGGGCGTGAGCTGGCGCGGCCCTCCAAGCATGGCGCCCACATCAACCCCTACGCCTATACGAACGAGCACGAATTCTTCGCGGTGCTGGCGGAATATTTCTTCACGTCGCCCGAGCGGCTGCAGCGCCGCGATCCCGCCTTGTACGCGCTGCTGCGGGACCTCTTTCACCAGGATGCCGGCGCGCTGCTCTCGCTGGTGCCCCGGCGCCGCCAGGGGATCAGCCGCAACGCGCCCTGCCCCTGCG